A stretch of the Actinotalea sp. JY-7876 genome encodes the following:
- the typA gene encoding translational GTPase TypA, whose translation MPVRSDLRNVAIVAHVDHGKTTLVDAMLWQSGSFGSHAHVDERAMDSGDLEREKGITILAKNTAIRYRGPAAAAAGAPDGITINVIDTPGHADFGGEVERGLSMVDGVVLLVDASEGPLPQTRFVLRKALAAKLPVILLVNKVDRPDSRIEEVVHESTDLLLGLASDLHDEVPDLDLDAILDVPVVYAAAKAGRASLEQPADGTLPENPDLEPLFATILEKIPAPTYEEGAPLQAHVTNLDASPFLGRLALLRVFNGTIRKGQTVAWARADGTMQNVKITELLETKALDRVPTDEAGPGDIVAVAGIADITIGETLTDPADPRPLPLITVDDPAISMTIGINTSPLAGKGGKGHKVTARQVKDRLDSELIGNVSLRVLPTERPDAWEVQGRGELALAILVEQMRREGFELTVGKPQVVTRQVDGKVHEPMEHMTIDVPEEYLGAVTQLLAQRKGRMETMSNHGTGWVRMEFVVPARGLIGFRTQFLTETRGTGIASSIAHGYEPWAGPIETRNTGSLVADRAGKVTPFAMINLQERGSFFVEPTAEVYEGQIVGENSRNEDMDVNITKEKKLTNMRSSTADNFENLVPPRKLTLEESLEFAREDECVEVTPEVVRIRKVVLDQTERARITSRAKRS comes from the coding sequence ATGCCTGTGCGCTCCGACCTGCGCAACGTGGCGATCGTCGCCCATGTCGACCACGGCAAGACCACCCTCGTCGACGCCATGCTGTGGCAGTCCGGCTCGTTCGGCTCGCACGCCCACGTCGACGAGCGCGCGATGGACTCCGGCGACCTGGAGCGTGAGAAGGGCATCACGATCCTCGCCAAGAACACGGCGATCCGGTACCGCGGCCCGGCGGCCGCCGCGGCGGGGGCGCCCGACGGCATCACGATCAACGTCATCGACACCCCGGGTCACGCCGACTTCGGTGGCGAGGTCGAGCGCGGCCTGTCGATGGTCGACGGCGTCGTCCTGCTGGTGGACGCCAGCGAGGGACCGCTGCCGCAGACCCGCTTCGTGCTGCGCAAGGCGCTGGCCGCGAAGCTCCCCGTGATCCTCCTCGTCAACAAGGTCGACCGCCCCGACTCCCGGATCGAGGAGGTCGTCCACGAGTCGACCGACCTGCTCCTCGGGCTCGCGAGCGACCTGCACGACGAGGTCCCGGACCTGGACCTCGACGCGATCCTCGACGTCCCGGTCGTCTACGCCGCGGCGAAGGCCGGGCGTGCGTCGCTCGAGCAGCCCGCCGACGGCACGCTGCCGGAGAACCCCGATCTCGAGCCGCTCTTCGCGACCATCCTCGAGAAGATCCCGGCGCCCACGTACGAGGAGGGCGCGCCCCTGCAGGCGCACGTCACCAACCTCGACGCGTCCCCGTTCCTCGGCCGTCTCGCGCTGCTCCGCGTCTTCAACGGGACCATCCGCAAGGGTCAGACCGTCGCCTGGGCCCGCGCCGACGGCACGATGCAGAACGTCAAGATCACCGAGCTGCTCGAGACCAAGGCGCTCGACCGCGTCCCCACGGACGAGGCCGGTCCGGGCGACATCGTCGCCGTCGCGGGCATCGCCGACATCACGATCGGCGAGACGCTCACGGACCCGGCCGACCCGCGGCCGCTGCCGCTGATCACGGTCGACGACCCCGCCATCTCGATGACCATCGGCATCAACACCTCGCCGCTGGCCGGCAAGGGCGGCAAGGGGCACAAGGTCACGGCGCGGCAGGTGAAGGACCGCCTGGACTCCGAGCTCATCGGCAACGTGTCCCTGCGCGTGCTCCCGACCGAGCGTCCCGACGCCTGGGAGGTCCAGGGCCGCGGCGAGCTCGCGCTGGCCATCCTGGTCGAGCAGATGCGGCGCGAGGGCTTCGAGCTGACCGTCGGCAAGCCGCAGGTGGTCACGCGGCAGGTCGACGGCAAGGTGCACGAGCCCATGGAGCACATGACGATCGACGTGCCCGAGGAGTACCTCGGCGCGGTCACACAGCTCCTCGCGCAGCGCAAGGGCCGCATGGAGACCATGTCGAACCACGGCACCGGGTGGGTCCGGATGGAGTTCGTCGTCCCCGCGCGCGGTCTCATCGGCTTCCGCACGCAGTTCCTCACGGAGACGCGCGGCACCGGCATCGCCTCCTCCATCGCGCACGGCTACGAGCCGTGGGCCGGCCCGATCGAGACCCGCAACACGGGCTCGCTCGTGGCCGACCGCGCCGGCAAGGTCACGCCCTTCGCGATGATCAACCTGCAGGAGCGGGGCAGCTTCTTCGTCGAGCCCACGGCCGAGGTGTACGAGGGCCAGATCGTCGGTGAGAACTCGCGCAACGAGGACATGGACGTGAACATCACCAAGGAGAAGAAGCTCACGAACATGCGGTCCTCGACGGCCGACAACTTCGAGAACCTCGTGCCGCCGCGCAAGCTGACGCTCGAGGAGTCGCTGGAGTTCGCGCGCGAGGACGAGTGCGTCGAGGTCACGCCCGAGGTCGTGCGGATCCGCAAGGTCGTGCTCGACCAGACCGAGCGCGCGCGCATCACCTCCCGGGCCAAGCGTTCCTGA
- a CDS encoding PIG-L family deacetylase, translating into MATTTRRVSAGGLLAVHAHPDDETLSTGALLATWAAAGRPVTVVTCTRGERGEVIGDELAHLEGDGPALAAHREHELAAALTALGVADHTYLDALAGAPGRIEDSGMAWLAVGRAGPAPDRPPTAFADVPLDVAARPLAALLLDRRPDVVVGYEPDGGYGHPDHVQAHRVLARAVDLASGAGHAPTVLWAALPEPELRRAYSVLARAPWDGMAAPDPDGPLPSAAVPVADIDVRVEVAPVLDRVLAALDAHATQVQAVRRVEGGAMVAGLALSNAVLQPVLARECYRYPPDRRAAAAGRHVPWPDGVATVA; encoded by the coding sequence ATGGCGACGACGACGCGGCGCGTGAGCGCGGGCGGCCTCCTCGCCGTCCACGCCCACCCCGACGACGAGACCCTCAGCACCGGCGCGCTGCTGGCCACGTGGGCCGCGGCGGGCCGCCCGGTCACGGTCGTCACGTGCACCCGGGGGGAGCGGGGCGAGGTCATCGGTGACGAGCTGGCGCACCTGGAGGGTGACGGACCGGCCCTGGCGGCGCACCGCGAGCACGAGCTCGCCGCGGCCCTGACCGCGCTCGGCGTGGCCGACCACACCTACCTCGACGCGCTGGCGGGCGCGCCCGGGCGGATCGAGGACTCGGGCATGGCCTGGCTCGCGGTCGGCAGGGCGGGGCCGGCGCCCGACCGTCCGCCGACGGCGTTCGCCGACGTCCCGCTCGACGTCGCCGCGCGTCCGCTCGCCGCCCTGCTGCTGGACCGGCGGCCCGACGTCGTCGTCGGGTACGAGCCCGACGGCGGCTACGGGCACCCCGACCACGTGCAGGCGCACCGGGTCCTGGCGCGTGCCGTGGACCTGGCCTCCGGCGCCGGCCACGCCCCGACGGTCCTGTGGGCCGCGCTGCCCGAGCCCGAGCTGAGGCGCGCGTACTCGGTCCTCGCCCGGGCGCCCTGGGACGGGATGGCCGCGCCCGACCCCGACGGGCCCCTGCCGTCGGCCGCGGTACCGGTCGCGGACATCGACGTCCGGGTCGAGGTCGCGCCGGTCCTCGACCGCGTGCTGGCCGCGCTCGACGCCCACGCCACGCAGGTCCAGGCGGTGCGCCGCGTCGAGGGCGGCGCCATGGTGGCCGGGCTGGCCCTGAGCAACGCGGTCCTGCAGCCCGTGCTCGCGCGAGAGTGCTACCGGTACCCGCCCGACCGCCGTGCCGCCGCGGCCGGGCGACACGTGCCATGGCCCGACGGCGTCGCGACGGTAGCGTGA
- a CDS encoding VanW family protein: MTDGRTLDTAPPTDDDAPREPSPAMPPADAADAQERTETAHAGPAESAPAGAPAEVEPGADEPIADEPIADEAGADEPAADGAGANEPAADEPAADEAGADEPAAEAASPDEPAADVAAEAEVAADEPAAHEPAEADTSAGEPAEAEASTEPGGTEPSAGEPAADEPRAEESAVGEPSAEAAPAATERRSAWQPQPWEAPTVVIPAAALEDQEPAYEPVTAAPGEQRADEGADAAAPAASGPAAPDQPGAPSGTGGEPTTEPPSEPAGDQTQVVPPSGPDAGTRSGSPIDGFEEETRRRRWPRALGIAAAVVVVLAGAYVGALWFWADRVPPGTTVAGVEIGGLDAATAQETLTDALAAATTEPIPVAAGENRTTIDPAVAGLSLDAPATVASVTGFDLRPQRLWQQVFGAGPAAPVTDVDEDALGSAVEDAAAALRVEPVDGTVLFVDGQPATTAPVEGIAIDPDEATETVLEGWLTAARPLELPTEVAEPEIGQDEVDRALAEVARPLVAAPVVVAIADQLAELPPDVLASTASFVPEGSRLELVMNGEALVEEVTARTTGLLTNPSDGSFAFQDGVPVIVPGTPGTTIDPAALASAVAEAGTGADRTAPVELVQVAPTQGEAELQALGVVEVVGEFSTNLTNDYVRTQNLINGAAKINGTLVRPGETFSLIEALGPVDGAHGFHQAGAIVNGLHQDAWGGGLSQLSTTTYNAAFLAGYEDVEHKPHSEWFSRYPEGREATIFIPTLDMKWKNNTPYGALVQAWVGDGKTHVRIWSTKYWTVEHSTSARSNQVSPTTTYSQDPRCEPQSAGNGGFRVTVYRKVSRDGVVHEERSWPVTYRPQNQVVCGPPPAG; this comes from the coding sequence ATGACCGACGGACGCACGCTCGACACCGCGCCGCCGACCGACGACGACGCGCCCCGCGAGCCGAGCCCCGCCATGCCGCCCGCGGACGCCGCGGACGCGCAGGAGCGCACCGAGACCGCGCACGCCGGACCGGCCGAGTCCGCCCCCGCCGGGGCGCCGGCCGAGGTCGAGCCGGGCGCCGACGAGCCGATCGCCGACGAGCCGATCGCCGACGAGGCCGGTGCCGACGAGCCGGCTGCTGACGGGGCCGGTGCCAACGAGCCGGCTGCTGACGAGCCGGCTGCTGACGAGGCCGGTGCTGACGAGCCGGCTGCTGAAGCGGCGTCGCCCGACGAGCCTGCTGCCGACGTGGCGGCCGAGGCGGAGGTGGCTGCCGACGAGCCTGCTGCCCACGAGCCGGCCGAGGCGGATACGTCCGCCGGCGAGCCCGCCGAGGCCGAGGCGTCCACTGAGCCTGGCGGCACCGAGCCCTCCGCCGGCGAGCCCGCGGCCGACGAGCCGCGTGCCGAGGAGTCCGCGGTGGGCGAGCCGTCGGCCGAGGCCGCCCCGGCTGCCACCGAGCGGCGGTCCGCGTGGCAGCCGCAGCCGTGGGAGGCGCCCACCGTCGTGATCCCGGCCGCCGCCCTCGAGGACCAGGAGCCCGCGTACGAGCCGGTGACGGCCGCGCCGGGCGAGCAGCGGGCGGACGAGGGCGCCGACGCTGCCGCGCCCGCGGCGTCCGGGCCGGCCGCCCCCGACCAGCCGGGGGCGCCGTCCGGGACGGGCGGCGAACCGACCACGGAGCCGCCGAGCGAGCCCGCCGGCGACCAGACGCAGGTGGTGCCCCCGTCGGGGCCCGACGCCGGTACCCGCAGCGGATCGCCGATCGACGGGTTCGAGGAGGAGACGCGGCGTCGGCGGTGGCCGCGTGCGCTCGGCATCGCGGCGGCCGTCGTCGTCGTCCTCGCCGGGGCGTACGTCGGTGCGCTCTGGTTCTGGGCCGATCGCGTGCCGCCGGGCACGACGGTGGCCGGCGTGGAGATCGGCGGCCTGGACGCCGCAACGGCCCAGGAGACGCTCACCGACGCGCTCGCCGCTGCGACCACGGAGCCGATCCCCGTCGCCGCCGGCGAGAACCGGACCACCATCGACCCCGCCGTCGCGGGGCTCTCCCTCGACGCCCCGGCGACCGTCGCGTCCGTCACGGGCTTCGACCTGCGGCCGCAGCGCCTGTGGCAGCAGGTCTTCGGCGCCGGACCCGCCGCGCCGGTGACCGACGTCGACGAGGACGCGCTCGGCAGCGCGGTCGAGGACGCCGCGGCCGCGCTCCGCGTGGAGCCCGTCGACGGCACGGTCCTGTTCGTCGACGGCCAGCCGGCGACGACCGCCCCCGTCGAGGGGATCGCGATCGACCCCGACGAGGCCACCGAGACGGTCCTCGAGGGCTGGCTCACCGCGGCACGCCCGCTCGAGCTGCCCACGGAGGTCGCCGAGCCGGAGATCGGGCAGGACGAGGTCGACCGCGCGCTCGCGGAGGTGGCCCGCCCGCTCGTCGCGGCGCCCGTCGTGGTCGCGATCGCCGACCAGCTCGCCGAGCTGCCGCCCGACGTGCTCGCGTCGACCGCGTCGTTCGTGCCGGAGGGCTCGCGGCTCGAGCTCGTGATGAACGGCGAGGCCCTCGTCGAGGAGGTCACGGCCCGGACGACCGGCCTGCTCACCAACCCCTCCGACGGCTCCTTCGCGTTCCAGGACGGCGTGCCGGTCATCGTGCCCGGGACGCCCGGCACCACGATCGACCCGGCCGCTCTGGCGTCGGCCGTCGCCGAGGCGGGCACCGGCGCCGACCGCACCGCGCCCGTCGAGCTCGTCCAGGTCGCTCCCACGCAGGGCGAGGCCGAGCTCCAGGCCCTGGGCGTCGTCGAGGTCGTGGGGGAGTTCTCCACGAACCTGACCAACGACTACGTCCGCACCCAGAACCTCATCAACGGCGCCGCGAAGATCAACGGCACGCTGGTCCGGCCGGGGGAGACGTTCAGCCTGATCGAGGCGCTCGGCCCGGTCGACGGCGCCCACGGCTTCCACCAGGCGGGGGCCATCGTCAACGGCCTCCACCAGGACGCGTGGGGCGGCGGCCTCTCGCAGCTCTCGACGACGACGTACAACGCCGCGTTCCTGGCGGGCTACGAGGACGTCGAGCACAAGCCCCACAGCGAGTGGTTCAGCCGCTACCCCGAGGGTCGGGAGGCGACGATCTTCATCCCCACGCTCGACATGAAGTGGAAGAACAACACGCCCTACGGCGCGCTGGTGCAGGCGTGGGTCGGGGACGGCAAGACGCACGTGCGGATCTGGAGCACCAAGTACTGGACGGTCGAGCACAGCACGAGCGCTCGTTCCAACCAGGTCTCGCCGACGACGACGTACTCCCAGGACCCGCGCTGCGAGCCGCAGTCGGCCGGCAACGGGGGCTTCCGGGTCACGGTGTACCGGAAGGTCTCGCGCGACGGCGTGGTCCACGAGGAGCGGTCGTGGCCGGTCACCTACCGCCCGCAGAACCAGGTCGTCTGCGGGCCGCCGCCCGCCGGCTGA
- the fdxA gene encoding ferredoxin gives MTYVIAQPCVDVKDKACIEECPVDCIYEGKRSLYIHPDECVDCGACEPVCPVEAIYYEDDVPGQWSEYYKANVEFFDVLGSPGGAAKLGEIDRDHPIIAVLPPQNGTA, from the coding sequence GTGACCTACGTGATCGCCCAGCCGTGTGTGGACGTCAAGGACAAGGCCTGCATCGAGGAGTGTCCGGTCGACTGCATCTACGAGGGCAAGCGGTCGCTGTACATCCACCCCGACGAGTGCGTCGACTGCGGCGCGTGCGAGCCGGTCTGCCCCGTCGAGGCCATCTACTACGAGGACGACGTCCCCGGGCAGTGGAGCGAGTACTACAAGGCCAACGTCGAGTTCTTCGACGTCCTGGGCTCGCCCGGTGGCGCCGCCAAGCTCGGCGAGATCGACCGCGACCACCCGATCATCGCCGTGCTGCCGCCGCAGAACGGCACCGCGTGA
- the dapC gene encoding succinyldiaminopimelate transaminase codes for MGLRTTDLPEFPWDTLAPYAATARAHPDGIVDLSVGTPVDPTPAVVQDALAAAADAPGYPTVHGPAALREAVAAWYARRRGVPDLDPAAVLPTVGSKELVAWLPSMLGLGAGDVVVHPETAYPTYDVGARLAGAQPLPADDVAAWADRGDVRLVWVNSPGNPTGRVLGVEQLREVVEAARRIGAVVAGDECYALLPWERPWTADGVPSVLDPRVTGGSHAGVLAVHSLSKQSNLAGYRAAWVAGDPAVVAPLVELRRHAGMMVPAPVQAAMIAALSDDAHVDAQRQRYRRRRTVLRDAVQAAGLEVDGSDAGLYLWARAAGAGQDCWGTVADLADLGILVAPGAFYGPAGARHVRIALTASDDDVARAAARLTGA; via the coding sequence GTGGGCCTGCGCACCACCGACCTGCCCGAGTTCCCCTGGGACACGCTCGCGCCGTACGCGGCGACGGCGCGTGCCCACCCCGACGGCATCGTCGACCTCTCGGTCGGCACCCCCGTCGACCCCACCCCCGCCGTCGTCCAGGACGCGCTCGCCGCGGCCGCCGACGCGCCGGGGTACCCGACCGTCCACGGGCCTGCCGCCCTGCGCGAGGCCGTCGCCGCCTGGTACGCCCGCCGCCGCGGCGTCCCGGACCTCGACCCGGCCGCCGTCCTGCCCACGGTGGGCTCCAAGGAGCTCGTCGCGTGGCTCCCGTCGATGCTCGGCCTCGGCGCGGGCGACGTGGTCGTCCACCCCGAGACCGCCTACCCGACCTACGACGTGGGCGCGCGCCTCGCGGGCGCGCAGCCGCTGCCGGCCGACGACGTCGCCGCCTGGGCCGACCGCGGCGACGTCCGCCTGGTGTGGGTGAACTCGCCGGGCAACCCCACGGGTCGCGTGCTGGGCGTCGAGCAGCTGCGCGAGGTCGTCGAGGCCGCGCGGCGCATCGGCGCCGTCGTGGCCGGCGACGAGTGCTACGCGCTGCTGCCCTGGGAGCGCCCCTGGACCGCGGACGGCGTCCCGAGCGTCCTCGACCCCCGCGTCACGGGTGGCAGCCACGCGGGCGTGCTCGCGGTGCACTCGCTGTCGAAGCAGTCCAACCTCGCCGGGTACCGCGCGGCGTGGGTGGCGGGCGACCCCGCTGTGGTCGCACCGCTCGTGGAGCTGCGCCGCCACGCCGGGATGATGGTGCCCGCGCCGGTCCAGGCGGCCATGATCGCCGCCCTGTCCGACGACGCGCACGTCGACGCCCAGCGTCAGCGGTACCGCCGTCGTCGCACGGTGCTGCGCGACGCCGTGCAGGCCGCCGGTCTGGAGGTCGACGGCTCCGACGCCGGCCTGTACCTGTGGGCCCGGGCCGCCGGCGCGGGCCAGGACTGCTGGGGGACCGTGGCGGACCTCGCCGACCTCGGGATCCTGGTCGCGCCGGGAGCCTTCTACGGCCCGGCGGGGGCGCGGCACGTGCGCATCGCCCTGACCGCCTCCGACGACGACGTCGCGCGCGCGGCTGCTCGCCTCACCGGGGCCTGA
- a CDS encoding citrate synthase gives MTETATSRTSPVELKIGEKNVELPVVDAAIGNDGIVVSSLLKQTGLVTVDPGFMNTASCESEITYIDGDEGVLLYRGYPIEQLAEQSSFLEVAYLLTHGELPSADQLSGFVERIERHTHLHDNFKALIGAFPTNAHPMAVLSSAVSALPGYYPESVDPFDPATVELATVLLLAKTPTIAAYAHRRALGQEMIGPDRGRGYVADFLRMAFQPNGTPYDVDPAMVKALDVLLLLHADHEQNCSTSTVRIVGSSHANLYASVSAGINALSGPLHGGANEAVLRMLTEIQQGGGDASDFMRRVKNKEDGVRLMGFGHRVYKNYDPRAAIVKKAADDVLQALGARDDLLDIAMGLEEIALNDEYFIERKLYPNVDFYTGLLYKAMGFPTQMFTPLFAVGRMPGWIAQWREMMTDPQTKIGRPRQIYTGPTTRDYAPVESR, from the coding sequence ATGACCGAGACTGCGACGAGCCGGACCAGCCCCGTCGAGCTCAAGATCGGCGAGAAGAACGTCGAGCTCCCCGTGGTCGACGCCGCGATCGGCAACGACGGGATCGTCGTGTCGTCGCTGCTCAAGCAGACCGGTCTGGTGACCGTCGACCCCGGCTTCATGAACACCGCGTCGTGCGAGTCGGAGATCACCTACATCGACGGCGACGAGGGCGTCCTGCTCTACCGCGGGTACCCGATCGAGCAGCTCGCCGAGCAGTCGTCCTTCCTCGAGGTGGCCTACCTCCTGACGCACGGCGAGCTCCCGTCCGCGGACCAGCTCTCCGGCTTCGTGGAGCGCATCGAGCGCCACACGCACCTGCACGACAACTTCAAGGCGCTCATCGGTGCCTTCCCGACGAACGCGCACCCCATGGCCGTCCTGTCGAGCGCCGTGTCCGCCCTGCCGGGCTACTACCCGGAGAGCGTCGACCCGTTCGACCCGGCCACCGTCGAGCTCGCGACGGTGCTGCTCCTCGCGAAGACCCCGACGATCGCCGCCTACGCCCACCGGCGCGCGCTCGGCCAGGAGATGATCGGCCCGGACCGCGGTCGCGGCTACGTCGCGGACTTCCTGCGGATGGCGTTCCAGCCCAACGGCACGCCGTACGACGTCGACCCGGCCATGGTCAAGGCGCTCGACGTGCTGCTCCTGCTCCACGCCGACCACGAGCAGAACTGCTCGACGTCGACGGTGCGCATCGTCGGCTCGAGCCACGCCAACCTCTACGCCTCCGTCTCGGCCGGCATCAACGCCCTCTCGGGCCCGCTGCACGGCGGCGCCAACGAGGCGGTCCTGCGGATGCTCACCGAGATCCAGCAGGGCGGCGGCGACGCCAGCGACTTCATGCGCCGCGTGAAGAACAAGGAGGACGGCGTCCGCCTGATGGGCTTCGGCCACCGGGTCTACAAGAACTACGACCCCCGCGCCGCCATCGTGAAGAAGGCCGCGGACGACGTCCTGCAGGCGCTCGGCGCCCGCGACGACCTCCTCGACATCGCCATGGGCCTGGAGGAGATCGCGCTCAACGACGAGTACTTCATCGAGCGCAAGCTCTACCCGAACGTCGACTTCTACACGGGCCTGCTCTACAAGGCGATGGGCTTCCCGACGCAGATGTTCACGCCGCTCTTCGCGGTCGGCCGGATGCCGGGCTGGATCGCGCAGTGGCGCGAGATGATGACGGACCCGCAGACGAAGATCGGCCGCCCGCGGCAGATCTACACGGGCCCGACCACGCGCGACTACGCGCCGGTCGAGTCCCGCTGA
- the dapD gene encoding 2,3,4,5-tetrahydropyridine-2,6-dicarboxylate N-succinyltransferase produces the protein MTRTAWAHGLATVTPEGTVLDVWYPRPVLGTPPSDGSDDAERSALRALEGTDAARRVRTQLVTAHVDLDEPPTDTVDGYLRLHLLSHRLVRPNAQNLDGLFGVLPNVVWTDRGPCAVDGFEDTRLRLRAAHGVAPTVHGVDKFPRMVDYVLPSGVRIADADRVRLGAHLAEGTTVMHEGFVNFNAGTLGVCMVEGRISQGVVVGDGSDVGGGASIMGTLSGGGRETISIGRRSLLGANSGLGIPLGDDCVVEAGLYLTAGTKVTLVGDGSATVVAARELAGRDGVLFRRNSVTGAVEALARTGTGIALNPDLHAN, from the coding sequence ATGACCCGCACCGCCTGGGCCCACGGGCTGGCCACCGTCACACCCGAGGGCACCGTCCTGGACGTCTGGTACCCCCGCCCCGTGCTGGGCACGCCGCCCTCCGACGGGTCCGACGACGCCGAGCGCTCCGCCCTGCGCGCGCTCGAGGGCACCGACGCCGCGCGGCGCGTGCGCACGCAGCTCGTGACGGCCCACGTCGACCTCGACGAGCCCCCGACGGACACGGTGGACGGCTACCTGCGCCTGCACCTGCTCTCCCACCGCCTCGTGCGGCCCAACGCGCAGAACCTCGACGGGCTCTTCGGGGTCCTCCCGAACGTCGTGTGGACCGACCGCGGTCCCTGCGCGGTCGACGGGTTCGAGGACACGCGCCTGCGCCTGCGTGCCGCCCACGGCGTCGCGCCGACCGTCCACGGCGTCGACAAGTTCCCGCGCATGGTCGACTACGTGCTGCCGAGCGGGGTGCGGATCGCCGACGCCGACCGCGTGCGTCTGGGGGCCCACCTCGCCGAGGGGACGACAGTCATGCACGAGGGCTTCGTCAACTTCAACGCCGGGACCCTGGGCGTGTGCATGGTCGAGGGCCGCATCTCGCAGGGCGTCGTGGTGGGAGACGGCAGCGACGTCGGCGGGGGCGCGTCCATCATGGGGACGCTCTCGGGCGGCGGGCGCGAGACGATCTCGATCGGCCGCCGCTCGCTCCTCGGCGCCAACTCCGGGCTCGGGATCCCCCTGGGCGACGACTGCGTCGTCGAGGCAGGGCTGTACCTGACCGCGGGCACCAAGGTCACCCTGGTCGGCGACGGCTCGGCCACCGTCGTCGCCGCGCGCGAGCTGGCCGGCCGCGACGGCGTGCTGTTCCGCCGCAACTCGGTCACCGGCGCGGTCGAGGCTCTCGCCCGGACGGGTACGGGCATCGCCCTCAACCCGGACCTGCACGCCAACTGA
- the dapE gene encoding succinyl-diaminopimelate desuccinylase: MSTGTPVLDLRGDVVHLARALCDIPSVSGSEASLADAVEAALRTVPHLEVLRDGDAVVARTNAGHAERVVIAGHLDTVPVAGNLPSELRPTPDGGTELWGRGSVDMKGGVAVQLAVAAAVSRPTRDVTWVFYDNEEVDADRNGLGRLVREHPQWVRGDFAVLCEPTAAAIEGGCNGTLRAQVRVTGRAAHSGRAWLGVNAIHGAAPVLARLAEYEPRAVDVDGLVYREGLNAVAISGGIAGNVIPDECVVTVNYRFAPERSLEAAQAHVRSVFDGFEVTFTDGAPGARPGLDHPAAAAFAAAVAGLSGRPPAAKEGWTDVARFSELGVPAVNFGPGDPTLAHADDERCPTDQIQACADGLRAWLTS; encoded by the coding sequence ATGAGCACCGGTACCCCCGTCCTGGACCTCCGCGGCGACGTCGTGCACCTCGCCCGGGCGCTGTGCGACATCCCCTCGGTCAGCGGCTCCGAGGCGTCGCTCGCCGACGCCGTCGAGGCCGCCCTGCGGACGGTGCCGCACCTGGAGGTGCTGCGCGACGGCGACGCGGTGGTGGCACGCACGAACGCCGGGCACGCCGAGCGGGTGGTGATCGCCGGGCACCTCGACACCGTCCCGGTCGCCGGGAACCTGCCGAGCGAGCTGCGGCCGACCCCGGACGGCGGCACGGAGCTGTGGGGGCGTGGGTCGGTCGACATGAAGGGTGGCGTGGCGGTCCAGCTCGCGGTCGCCGCTGCCGTCTCCCGCCCGACGCGGGACGTCACCTGGGTGTTCTACGACAACGAGGAGGTCGACGCGGACCGCAACGGGCTCGGCCGGCTCGTGCGCGAGCACCCGCAGTGGGTGCGGGGGGACTTCGCCGTCCTGTGCGAGCCCACGGCGGCCGCGATCGAGGGCGGCTGCAACGGGACGTTGCGGGCGCAGGTCCGGGTGACGGGACGGGCCGCCCACTCGGGTCGCGCGTGGCTGGGCGTCAACGCGATCCACGGCGCGGCGCCCGTCCTCGCGCGCCTGGCCGAGTACGAGCCCCGCGCCGTCGACGTCGACGGCCTCGTCTACCGCGAGGGCCTGAACGCGGTGGCGATCTCGGGGGGCATCGCGGGCAACGTCATCCCGGACGAGTGCGTGGTGACGGTCAACTACCGCTTCGCGCCGGAGCGGAGCCTCGAGGCGGCGCAGGCGCACGTGCGCTCGGTCTTCGACGGGTTCGAGGTGACGTTCACCGACGGCGCGCCCGGGGCGCGCCCGGGGCTCGACCACCCCGCCGCTGCCGCGTTCGCGGCGGCCGTCGCGGGCCTGTCGGGCCGGCCGCCGGCGGCCAAGGAGGGCTGGACGGACGTCGCACGCTTCTCCGAGCTCGGTGTCCCCGCCGTGAACTTCGGCCCCGGTGACCCGACGCTCGCCCACGCCGACGACGAGCGGTGCCCGACGGACCAGATCCAGGCGTGCGCCGACGGGCTCCGGGCCTGGCTGACCTCCTAG